The genomic segment TACACCCATTTCTCCATCAGCCATCTTGTCCCCCTCCTTTTTCAGTATAGATTGAGTAAAAACCCTTCTCTATATAAATCGGCAAAGGGGAACATTATCTTAAGCTATTTTTCGGATAGGCTCTAAACATCTTCTAATTGCATAAGTTAAATCTCCGTAGATTAAGTCATTTTTCATATTTTTGTTACACGGATTAAACGGATTTCTTTTGTAAGCGGATTGAACGGATTGAGCTGATTTCTTTCTTGTAAGCGGATTAAACAGATTTTTTTGTAAGCCGATTGAGCGGATTGAGCGGAAAAAATAAAAAAATCCATTAGTGTCCTGACCTAATTAACACTCGTGTTTCCCTTTCTTCATCTGACTAAAATATTAGAAAGTTAATATGTTAGGACACGAGGAAAAAAATCCGCTTAATCTGCTAAATCCGCTTACCATTAAACAAATCCGCTCAATCTGCTAAATCCGCTTACTATTAACTCCGCTTACTATTAAAAATCTGCGTTCTACTAAAACCTTGTTACTAACGATACGCGATGGGTTTTATCCAACTCATCATAATCACAGAAGGCATAATCTATATCTACACCGACATTCGGTATCCTGAATCCTGCACCATAGGTTAGACTTGAGGATTTCAGTGCATCTTTGGTCAAGGTTCTATATCCTGCTCGAAGTGCCACTATCTCCTTAATCCAATATTCTGCACCAAGATTGAAGTTGGTATCATTATCTGATGGGAAATTGACATCCAGCCCTAAGGTTAACGCATTATCCAGTAATTTATATGCCCCACCAACCTTAATATTCAACGGCAGTGCATCTTTCTCACTGATAAATGCCTTTAGTTTAGGACCAAGATTTTGAATGGTTGCTCCAATGGTAAGATTTTCTACAGTAGGTTTGTATAAACAACCGATATCTAAAGCGATACCGGTAGATTTTTCATTATCTATCTTCATCTGAATATATTTTATACTCGCACCTAAATTACAATTTTCTGTAAGTTTTTTGGCATAAGCGACACTCAACGCAATATCCTTGGCGTCATAATCACCTATCTTCCCAGTTCCGTCTATTGTTCTATCAATACTGCCTGAATCTAATAGTGTCAAACCACCACCCATAATTCCACCCATAATTTGCTGTGGATGGATGTAGGCAAGATAATTGTAGGTAATTTCTTCTAACCAATCTGCATACATAAAAGTAGCCTGTCTGTTTTGGATATTAGCCAGACCGGCAGGATTCCAGTAGATGGCATTGATATCATCTGCAATAGCGACAAAGGTTTCACCCATCGCGATTGGTCTTGCCCCCCTGGCTCAATTTCAAAAATACCGCCCCTTTTTCTCCTGGTGTCTTTGACAGACAATAATCCGCTGAAAATATTACAATTCCTATAACTATTAGACTTATTACCTTTCTCATTTTTTATTCCTCCTTTTGCCTTTGGTAAAAGATGTGTAAGTTTTAAAGTTGATTATATCATAACACATATTTTTCGATTTGTCAATACCTTATTTATAAAAATTCAGTTCTGAGTGTATAGGGTCAACCCTCTTCTATTATATCATATATCAGGTAGTCTGGATGACTTTTTATAAATCTTTTTTAATATCTTTGAAATATAAAAGTATTATACCAGACCTCGAAAGCAGAATTATATCTTCTACCTTACTTTTTGTAAACGGATTAAACAGATTTTTTTTAGTAAGCGAATTAAGCGGATTGAGCGGATTTTTTTATTTCTTTTTCCGCTAAATCCGTTAAATCTGCTTACTAAATAGGAAATTTCCACCCCCTAACCCCCGCCAGCGGGGGACAACCGATATCTTCAGGTCTTATAATTCCTGTCACCTCCTCTAACCGCCGCCAGCAGAGGACAACTCGCCTCTGCTCTCTGCCTTCTGTCTTCTGACCTGTGTATTTATCCGTGCTAATCCGTGTTAATCAGTGGCTGAATAGTTATCTTTACTTTTTGTCTTTTGTATTATACCAGGCACATCTTAACCCAAGTTCATGGTTTAAAAAATTAAGTTAAGCAAAATCAATGGGTTACAACTCATAAAAATTCAATTTGGGCACTACATCTTCAAATAATTATTTTTATTATCCTCCCCATTTTTTGATAAGGTATTTTTAGAGCCGCATAAATCTCTTTATGATATGGCTCGGGTTTAAGCGATTTTCTGATATGAACTATTTTACCATCTTTCCTCCTTATGGTGGTGGTTACCCGAGTATGTGTGGCTAAACGACTCCGAATCGCCTCCCAATCATTATTTATTCCCTCTTGGCGAAGATTAAATCTTATCGTCTGTAAGATATGATATGCCAGCACCGTAATAAATAAATGACCATCTACCCTCTCCTCCTTTTGATGATGAACCGGCCTTAAACCTAATTCAGATTTCATACATCGAAAGGCACTCTCTACATCCGTAAGCATGGTATAAATCTCCCAAATCTCTTTCTCATGGAGATCCTTTCTGTCTGTCCGTAAAAGATATCTCCCTTCTCTTTCTACCTCTCCATTTTCTAAAACCCAATTTACATCTTTTGCTTTCTCTGTTTCTACATCCTTCACAACACTAATCTTATAGTGCCGGGCTACCTTTTTGTATTTCTCCTTTAACCGTCCTATTTTCTCTATTACCTTCTCGTATCTCTTGAGAGTCTTCTTCTTTAAAAGACCTGATTTTATCTTCTCCAATTCTTCCTCAAATCGTTTCTGAAAAAGATTCTTAATCGCCTCTTCTTTCTTCTCCTTATCCGTAGAATGAACAACAAGTTTAACCTCTGAGCTTTCCTTATCTTCTACCAAACTACATCTAACTACACTATCTTTGTCCTCTTTAACAATAGTTGAAGCCTCATCCAATGACATATTCTTTCCTTTCTTCCGAGATACGACTAAATAACTATACCCTTGCCCCTTTATCCACTTCAAATTCTCTTCCGTTGCTATCCCTGCATCCAAAACAATAGTAGGTTTGATTAGGTCCTGACCACAAGAAAGTTTCTCAATAACATCCTTCAGAGTACTGGGTTCACTAATATTACCACTAAATACATCGCTGTGCTTGGGAAAACCATCTCCATCCAACACCAACCCTAAGGTTACCAAAGGACAATCACTTCGCTTCTCCTTAGACCGTCCAAATCTTGCCTTAGGATTATTCTTCCCGTTACCTTCAAAAAAGGTATTGGTTAAATCATAAAGAATTATCTGCTCCCCTAAACTAAAAAGATTACGCTCTCGACAATTTAAGTGTTTCTCTATCTCCTCTTTGCAAGAAAAAAGATTGTCTGAGGCTCGATATACCCTATCCTGAGAAAGTAAACTAAAATCTGTCCCCATTAGCTCATCTAAACCACTTATCTCTTGTAACCAAATATGAGTAGCTCGCTCAGAACCAGGAAAAATAAGCCTTCCCGCTATCACTCCTATCGCTACCTCAACTTGTGGCTTACTAAAACCAAGT from the bacterium genome contains:
- a CDS encoding PorV/PorQ family protein, whose translation is MGETFVAIADDINAIYWNPAGLANIQNRQATFMYADWLEEITYNYLAYIHPQQIMGGIMGGGLTLLDSGSIDRTIDGTGKIGDYDAKDIALSVAYAKKLTENCNLGASIKYIQMKIDNEKSTGIALDIGCLYKPTVENLTIGATIQNLGPKLKAFISEKDALPLNIKVGGAYKLLDNALTLGLDVNFPSDNDTNFNLGAEYWIKEIVALRAGYRTLTKDALKSSSLTYGAGFRIPNVGVDIDYAFCDYDELDKTHRVSLVTRF
- a CDS encoding IS1634 family transposase encodes the protein MFIRKVTHINKQNVTQYYTYKLVESLRTQKGPRQKVILNLGTDFNLPEEEWQILAQRIEEIITGQKVLLEYPEEIEILAKKYARRIISRQSSCLPVIKEESPVSPDYQTVDLNSLENEESVTIGAETVVFHTIKTLQIDQKLTQLGFSKPQVEVAIGVIAGRLIFPGSERATHIWLQEISGLDELMGTDFSLLSQDRVYRASDNLFSCKEEIEKHLNCRERNLFSLGEQIILYDLTNTFFEGNGKNNPKARFGRSKEKRSDCPLVTLGLVLDGDGFPKHSDVFSGNISEPSTLKDVIEKLSCGQDLIKPTIVLDAGIATEENLKWIKGQGYSYLVVSRKKGKNMSLDEASTIVKEDKDSVVRCSLVEDKESSEVKLVVHSTDKEKKEEAIKNLFQKRFEEELEKIKSGLLKKKTLKRYEKVIEKIGRLKEKYKKVARHYKISVVKDVETEKAKDVNWVLENGEVEREGRYLLRTDRKDLHEKEIWEIYTMLTDVESAFRCMKSELGLRPVHHQKEERVDGHLFITVLAYHILQTIRFNLRQEGINNDWEAIRSRLATHTRVTTTIRRKDGKIVHIRKSLKPEPYHKEIYAALKIPYQKMGRIIKIII